From Jiangella mangrovi:
TACCCGATGCCGAGCACGCCGGCTGCCGCGGCCATGAGCGGGGTGACGAGCGGGAACTTCCCGTTCTCGTCGGTCACGATGACCGTCACGGTGGCAACCGAGGTGTTTCCCGCACCGTCGGTGATCGTGTAGGTGAACGAGTCGGGGCCGAGGAAGCCCCGGTTGGCCGTGTACGTGAAGGTTCCGTCGCCGTTGTACGCGACCGAGCCGTTCGCCGGGCCTGACGTCGGTCCGGTGACCGTGGGCGTCACCCCGGACGGGACGGTGTCGTTGCCGAGCACGTCGATCTCCTTCGGGGTGTAGCGGATGGTGGTCGCCTCGTCGTCGATCGCCGACAGCGGGCAGTCGTCCGCCGTGTCGGCGTACGCCTCGAGGGTGACGGTCGCCGACGACTCCGGCGAGCCGGTGCCGGCGCCGTTGAGCGTGCCCGTGTTGGTCGACGTGGTCTCCGGCAGCGAGACCGGGGCGTCGCAGGACGCAGCCACCGGCGCGTCAGAGGTGAACGCGAACTGGATGTACCCCTCGCCGCGCGTCGTGTCGGAAAGGTCCAGCGGCAGCACGTCGCTCTGGTTCGGGTTGAGGGCCAGATCGCCTTGCGAACCGGCCGACGTCGTGCAGTTGGGGGTGGTGCCGGCCGTGTTCGACACGTTCGTGCCAGCGGACCAGTTGCCGTTCGGTGTCGGCACCAGGCTGGTGATCCGGTCGGTCGTGTCCTCGGTCGAGTTCCACTGACACTGAGTGAGATTGAGGTACCGGCCGCTGGTCAGATCCAGTGGCAACACCGTGCTCTGGTTGGGGTTGAGTGTCAGAGCCGACGTCGGAGTGTTGCAGTTGGCGGTGGTGTCAGCCGTGTTCGACACGTTTGAAATGGCGGACCAGTTACCGTTCGGCGTCGGGAGCCAGTTGGTGATCCGGTCGATGCTGTTGTCCGGGTCGTACCACTGGCACTGAGTG
This genomic window contains:
- a CDS encoding cadherin-like domain-containing protein yields the protein MRKTLHRASRVLATAGLCAGLAFSGSAVATAEPATGTGTQANLLYSVNGSAFSDTLTAQRGDVVTARLFYNTTKATNVTDASLTTQIPDGFTYVPGSTRNVLAPSGDLAAGIAGTETKIATIDDSVWSGGDLQVSPSAGFYGEPNDSQTGLLRMGLKRYLNFNQCQWFATDNSIDRISSAVPTPNGNFSAHTNVSNTAQTTPDCTTVSAGFTLNTNQSTVLAFDLLGTRYFNLTQCQWYDPDNSIDRITNWLPTPNGNWSAISNVSNTADTTANCNTPTSALTLNPNQSTVLPLDLTSGRYLNLTQCQWNSTEDTTDRITSLVPTPNGNWSAGTNVSNTAGTTPNCTTSAGSQGDLALNPNQSDVLPLDLSDTTRGEGYIQFAFTSDAPVAASCDAPVSLPETTSTNTGTLNGAGTGSPESSATVTLEAYADTADDCPLSAIDDEATTIRYTPKEIDVLGNDTVPSGVTPTVTGPTSGPANGSVAYNGDGTFTYTANRGFLGPDSFTYTITDGAGNTSVATVTVIVTDENGKFPLVTPLMAAAAGVLGIGYLGLRRRREAASH